The following proteins are encoded in a genomic region of Chloroflexota bacterium:
- a CDS encoding A/G-specific adenine glycosylase — protein sequence MLPGRTALSPQRKSAFQRALLRWYAKGHRDLPWRRTRDPYAILVSEVMLQQTQADRVAPKYLAWMARFPNFQALAVAATREVIREWSGLGYNRRAVNLQAIAREVVTRHGGRLPGDSGSLRAFKGIGAYTAAAVVCFAFDGTAPVVDTNVRRVLGRIVLGGRAASPRKIDAIAEAVLPRSRAYEWNQAMMELGATVCLSRAPRCGDCPARRICRAAPTIQRVLARQVRGKQAQPFKGSRRYYRGRVVEYLRALSSGRGATMEDLAKALGTGNPDPNWVVDLVSGLERDGLVTVRKRRVALPE from the coding sequence ATGTTGCCCGGGCGGACAGCCCTATCCCCTCAGCGGAAGAGCGCATTCCAGCGCGCCTTGCTCCGGTGGTACGCGAAGGGCCACCGAGACCTGCCGTGGCGAAGAACGCGCGACCCGTACGCCATCCTGGTCTCCGAGGTGATGCTGCAGCAGACGCAGGCCGACCGCGTTGCGCCCAAGTACCTGGCGTGGATGGCCCGCTTCCCCAACTTCCAGGCGCTCGCCGTCGCGGCGACGAGGGAGGTCATCCGTGAGTGGTCGGGGCTTGGGTACAACCGTCGCGCGGTGAACCTGCAAGCCATCGCGCGGGAGGTTGTGACGCGGCACGGCGGCAGGCTGCCTGGCGATAGCGGATCGCTGAGGGCGTTCAAGGGGATAGGCGCCTATACTGCGGCGGCGGTGGTCTGCTTTGCCTTTGACGGGACGGCGCCTGTGGTGGATACGAATGTGCGGCGTGTACTGGGACGCATCGTTCTGGGCGGGCGGGCGGCATCGCCCCGGAAGATTGATGCGATCGCGGAGGCCGTGCTTCCGCGATCGCGGGCATACGAGTGGAACCAGGCGATGATGGAGCTTGGGGCGACGGTCTGCCTTTCCCGCGCGCCCCGGTGCGGCGACTGCCCGGCGCGCCGTATCTGCCGCGCGGCGCCGACGATCCAGCGGGTGCTGGCGAGGCAGGTCAGGGGGAAACAAGCGCAGCCGTTCAAGGGTTCGCGGCGCTACTACAGAGGCCGAGTCGTCGAATATCTGCGCGCGCTCTCCAGCGGCAGAGGGGCGACGATGGAGGATTTGGCGAAGGCGCTGGGAACGGGCAACCCGGACCCAAACTGGGTCGTAGACTTGGTGAGCGGGCTGGAGCGGGATGGGCTGGTGACGGTGCGAAAGAGGCGAGTGGCGCTGCCGGAGTAA
- a CDS encoding guanylate kinase — protein MHPYLRRTPVLIVLSGPSGVGKDAMLNKMRLMALPIHFTVTATTRQKRQNETEGVDYHFLARETFEEMIKRGEFLEYANVYGNWYGVPKAQVHNALAGGKDVIIKADVQGAATIKKAVPQAVMTFVVPPSMPELERRLRWRMTESDTSLRTRLDTARQEMERIVEFDFAIVNDSLDQAVHELLSVVNAERCRIPPKPIKL, from the coding sequence GTGCATCCCTATCTCCGTCGCACACCTGTCCTTATCGTGCTTTCCGGTCCTTCAGGCGTCGGCAAAGACGCCATGCTCAACAAGATGCGTCTGATGGCCCTGCCCATCCACTTCACCGTCACCGCCACGACCAGACAGAAGCGGCAGAATGAGACCGAAGGCGTGGACTATCACTTCCTCGCCAGGGAAACCTTTGAGGAGATGATCAAGCGCGGCGAGTTCCTCGAGTACGCCAACGTCTACGGCAACTGGTACGGCGTCCCCAAGGCCCAGGTCCACAACGCCCTCGCCGGCGGCAAGGACGTCATCATCAAAGCCGATGTCCAGGGCGCGGCGACTATCAAAAAGGCCGTTCCCCAGGCCGTCATGACCTTCGTCGTCCCGCCCTCCATGCCGGAGCTGGAGCGCCGCCTCCGCTGGCGCATGACCGAATCGGACACCAGCCTCCGCACGCGCCTGGATACCGCGCGCCAGGAGATGGAGCGCATCGTGGAGTTCGATTTCGCCATCGTGAACGATAGCCTGGATCAGGCCGTCCACGAACTGCTCTCCGTCGTCAACGCCGAGCGCTGCCGCATCCCTCCCAAGCCCATCAAGCTCTAG
- the mutL gene encoding DNA mismatch repair endonuclease MutL: MPIRLLSQETVARIAAGEVVERPVSVAKELIENALDAGAKQVDVEAQGGGIALLRVADDGSGIAPGELEIAFQRYATSKIESSEDLERIASLGFRGEALSSIAAVADVTLVTRRKEDVGGSFIRVADGEVKERGRRGAPQGTSVTVKHLFRNVPARLKFLKSNAAEAGRISTLVSQYALAYPEVRFSLTIDGRRVFASQGSGDLRDALTRLYGLEAGEAMLAVEHREELGGSELGVRGMVSSPGVTRASRNYITIFVNRRLVQSRTLSYAVLDAYQGLLMTGRYPIAALDLTIDPSETDVNVHPAKMEIKFRDEGIAFAAIHHAVRNALAASGIARPAQGMTPAPVPAPVTNAPAAHTPLSPGAVQPVWRAPAPVKTGAPIAPPAPAAPSVQGELKLPILRVLGQMRETFIVAEGPDGMYLIDQHTAHERVLFDQLRKAKRSGAVKAQGMLQPVTVELTPQQERLLEEQGARIRDYGFQVEPFGERTVLVRGVPEALGALSPARALRDVLDYMESEDLKGYDWEDRLIASVACHGAVRAGKTMTQAEMQEMLRLLEAAENPHSCPHGRPVLLRMTTAQLEKDFCRK, from the coding sequence ATGCCCATCCGCCTTCTATCCCAGGAGACAGTCGCGCGCATCGCCGCCGGAGAGGTGGTGGAGCGCCCTGTCTCGGTGGCGAAGGAGCTGATCGAGAATGCGCTGGACGCTGGCGCCAAGCAGGTGGACGTTGAGGCGCAGGGCGGCGGCATCGCGCTCCTGCGGGTGGCGGACGATGGCTCAGGCATCGCACCCGGTGAGCTGGAGATCGCCTTCCAGCGGTACGCCACGAGCAAGATCGAGTCATCAGAGGACCTGGAGCGCATCGCGAGCCTGGGATTCCGGGGCGAGGCGCTCTCCAGCATCGCGGCGGTGGCAGATGTGACGCTGGTGACGCGGCGGAAAGAGGACGTGGGCGGCTCGTTCATCCGCGTGGCGGACGGCGAGGTGAAGGAGCGGGGCCGGCGCGGCGCGCCGCAGGGGACATCGGTCACGGTGAAGCACCTCTTCCGCAACGTGCCTGCGCGTTTGAAGTTTCTGAAATCGAACGCGGCGGAGGCGGGGCGCATCTCCACCCTGGTGAGCCAGTATGCGCTCGCCTATCCTGAGGTGCGCTTTAGCCTCACGATTGACGGCAGGCGCGTCTTCGCCTCCCAGGGCAGCGGCGACCTCCGCGACGCGCTGACGCGGCTCTATGGCCTGGAGGCGGGAGAGGCGATGCTGGCGGTGGAGCACCGCGAGGAGCTGGGCGGGTCGGAGCTGGGTGTGCGGGGGATGGTCAGTTCGCCGGGCGTGACGCGCGCGAGCCGGAACTACATCACGATATTCGTGAACCGGCGCTTGGTGCAGAGCCGGACGCTCTCCTACGCCGTTCTAGACGCCTACCAGGGCCTGCTGATGACGGGGCGCTATCCCATCGCGGCGCTGGACCTGACGATTGACCCCTCGGAGACGGATGTGAATGTCCATCCCGCGAAGATGGAGATCAAGTTCCGGGACGAGGGGATCGCCTTTGCCGCGATACACCATGCCGTGCGAAATGCCCTTGCGGCCAGCGGCATCGCGCGGCCTGCCCAGGGGATGACGCCTGCGCCCGTGCCCGCGCCTGTGACGAACGCACCGGCGGCGCACACGCCCCTTTCGCCTGGGGCGGTGCAGCCCGTCTGGCGAGCGCCGGCGCCTGTGAAAACAGGCGCGCCTATCGCGCCGCCTGCGCCCGCTGCGCCAAGCGTTCAGGGTGAGCTGAAGCTGCCGATCCTGCGAGTTCTGGGGCAGATGCGGGAGACGTTCATCGTGGCTGAGGGGCCGGACGGGATGTATCTGATAGACCAGCACACGGCCCATGAGCGCGTGCTCTTTGACCAGCTGCGCAAGGCGAAGCGATCAGGGGCGGTGAAGGCGCAGGGCATGCTGCAGCCGGTGACGGTGGAGTTGACGCCTCAGCAGGAGCGGTTATTGGAGGAGCAGGGAGCAAGGATCCGCGACTACGGCTTCCAGGTGGAGCCGTTCGGCGAGCGCACGGTGTTGGTGCGCGGCGTGCCTGAGGCGCTCGGCGCCCTTTCGCCTGCGCGGGCGCTGCGCGATGTGCTGGACTATATGGAGTCGGAGGATCTGAAGGGCTACGACTGGGAGGACCGGCTGATCGCCAGCGTGGCCTGCCACGGCGCGGTGCGGGCGGGAAAGACGATGACACAGGCGGAGATGCAGGAGATGCTCCGTCTCCTGGAGGCGGCGGAGAATCCGCATTCCTGTCCGCACGGGCGGCCGGTGCTCCTGCGGATGACGACGGCGCAGTTGGAAAAGGACTTCTGCAGGAAGTAG